Proteins from one Ananas comosus cultivar F153 linkage group 5, ASM154086v1, whole genome shotgun sequence genomic window:
- the LOC109710949 gene encoding uncharacterized protein LOC109710949 isoform X4 has protein sequence MDSPDAVAKPSSAAAAAESPQVKDSPFLNFASTLSPIQPVDTRPAAFVDVNFPSPEPVFKTPHTNHLRKLDLLRRCEQLPSPSHNPKLFSEVVPPVSSSMAQLNTCCGKECEGDESLPQDRPCSSPSTCVDAFLVEPSEDCENPSGSRDASLEEASKLSQINKSEVQIDCRQKDSGPVRDLCSNSPSLHLDQDSGGLRTSQSESISTKEIEMKIPASTTKELMVEDVKFSYQAEQPLAGLKKSSNEEHLGKPDKQKEVKVIPHTEELQPVLKNAIKGDGSSVERGAATLIQGHRAQDVKLHTGSGQWGESSCNPQFLPQPNDASRVVDSYNDSCLAVSVVSAENQTLWDQEDGAAQCPRGMRKRLQFEAVENNQKLSSWLYSDLTDSTDDVSNAESQLHLDKHSVNASDEIPIVNSSKSETFLHKSSANVNRGGQKKATTVRMVPRPSGIGLHLNSVASIGLSSEKSLTNPGIASIKEENQDNPMLKLPENSSSYQSPLDVEPLRSSQPSKCTDIIVTPINVKSVPAKDASRSEESSKMSPRKKRKKAPEDEGHKRCNCKRSKCLKLYCDCFAAGAFCSEACACLECSNRSEYQDTIREAKQQIESRNPLAFAPKVVLRVTQQNQENEENKGVTPPSARHKRGCNCKKSLCLKKYCECYQAGVGCSFGCRCEGCKNTYGRKDGCGELIEIEHKKPVEREEKDLSAGKLRSTGVNMEVINTSQRLLRLSPVTPSIQGSNSGNNVPKSHKLPSSYHTSPESGALVLPYYVESPSSPTNSMSINTFEEAREELSMIPYDQDQALLKLDSFSPGWDGFPDICNLSPLTSLSPSTTHPSSSKIKEPKIIQKKVFPWRSSPATPLPHFAERKIFSEPDSESVLPNIREDDIPQEISDERLPIKSVQASSPKQKRVSPPQRRLHGTRSSSSPSLRSGRKFILQSVPSFPPLTPYSKNNRGQGS, from the exons ATGGATTCCCCCGACGCCGTCGCCaagccctcctccgccgccgccgccgccgaatcGCCGCAGGTTAAG gACTCTCCTTTCTTAAACTTTGCTAGCACTTTGTCCCCCATACAACCTGTCGATACCAGGCCTGCTGCATTTGTCGATGTGAACTTCCCTTCGCCGGAACCTGTTTTCAAAACACCACACACTAATCACCTAAGAAAGTTGGATCTCTTGAGAAG ATGCGAGCAGCTCCCTTCTCCTTCTCATAACCCTAAGTTGTTTTCAGAAGTTGTACCTCCCGTGTCATCATCTATGGCTCAGCTTAATACTTGCTGTGGAAAAGAATGTGAAGGAGATGAATCTCTCCCGCAGGATCGACCGTGTAGCAGTCCTTCAACTTGTGTCGATGCATTTCTTGTGGAGCCCTCAGAAGACTGTGAGAACCCGTCAGGTTCGCGAGATGCCTCCCTGGAAGAAGCTTCAAAACTGTCTCAAATTAACAAAAGTGAAGTTCAAATAGATTGTCGCCAAAAGGATAGTGGTCCCGTAAGGGATTTGTGTTCTAATTCACCTAGTCTCCATTTGGACCAAGATTCTGGTGGTTTGCGAACTTCCCAGAGTGAGTCTATTAGCACTAAGGAGATTGAGATGAAAATTCCGGCTTCCACTACTAAGGAACTCATGGTTGAGGATGTAAAGTTTTCTTATCAAGCTGAACAGCCATTGGCGGGCCTAAAGAAAAGCTCAAATGAAGAGCACTTGGGAAAACCTGATAAACAAAAAGAAGTTAAAGTAATACCACATACTGAGGAGCTTCAGCCAGTGCTGAAGAATGCTATTAAAGGTGATGGTTCATCTGTGGAGCGGGGCGCAGCTACACTTATTCAAGGCCATAGAGCCCAAGATGTTAAGCTGCACACTGGAAGTGGGCAGTGGGGTGAATCGAGTTGTAACCCTCAATTTCTGCCACAACCTAATGATGCTAGCCGAGTGGTTGACAGTTACAATGACAGTTGTCTAGCAGTATCCGTTGTATCTGCTGAGAACCAGACTCTATGGGATCAGGAA GATGGGGCTGCTCAATGTCCACGTGGCATGCGCAAACGCCTGCAGTTTGAGGCTGTTGAGAATAATCAGAAATTGTCTTCATGGCTCTACAGTGACCTTACAGACTCAACTGACGATGTTTCCAATGCAGAGTCACAACTTCATTTGGACAAGCACTCTGTAAATGCTTCTGATGAAATTCCCATTGTAAATTCTAGCAAATCAGAGACTTTTCTGCATAAATCGTCAGCGAATGTCAATAGGGGCGGCCAAAAGAAAGCAACCACCGTCCGGATGGTTCCTAGACCATCTGGGATTGGCTTACATTTAAATAGCGTTGCAAGCATTGGATTAAGTTCAGAAAAATCCTTAACTAATCCTGGTATTGCAAGCATTAAAGAGGAAAACCAAGATAACCCAATGCTTAAATTACCAGAAAATTCTTCTAGTTATCAATCTCCTCTGGATGTGGAGCCCCTTCGTAGCTCCCAGCCGTCCAAATGTACAGACATCATCGTGACCCCTATAAATGTAAAAAGTGTGCCCGCAAAAGATGCTAGCAGATCAGAAGAGTCAAGTAAAATGAGCCCTAGAAAGAAGAG GAAGAAGGCACCAGAGGATGAGGGCCATAAGCGCTGCAACTGTAAGCGGTCGAAATGCCTTAAACT TTACTGCGACTGCTTTGCTGCTGGAGCATTCTGTTCTGAAGCTTGTGCATGCCTGGAGTGCTCCAATAGATCAGAATATCAAGACACCATTCGTGAAGCTAAGCAACAGATAGAGTCTCGAAACCCACTTgcatttgctcctaaggttgtGTTGCGAGTTACTCAACAAAACCAAGAAAATGAA GAGAATAAGGGGGTAACACCACCCTCAGCAAGACATAAAAGGGGATGCAATTGCAAAAAGTCACTTTGTCTCAAAAAATATTGCGAATGCTATCAG GCTGGTGTTGGCTGTTCCTTTGGATGCCGTTGCGAAGGTTGCAAGAATACATATGGCAGAAAAGATG GTTGCGGTGAGCTTATAGAAATTGAACACAAGAAGCCAgtggagagagaagagaaggatctATCTGCTGGGAAACTGAGAAGCACAGGAGTCAATATGGAAGTTATAAACACTTCCCAACGCCTTTTACGCCTCTCCCCTGTCACACCATCTATCCAAGGTTCAAA CAGCGGAAACAATGTGCCTAAATCTCATAAGCTTCCCTCAAGTTATCACACGTCTCCTGAATCTGGGGCACTAGTTTTACCATACTATGTGGAGTCTCCTAGTTCCCCAACGAATTCAATGAGCATCAACACATTCGAAGAGGCAAGAGAAGAACTATCTATGATCCCCTATGATCAAGACCAAGCTTTGCTAAAACTGGACTCATTTTCACCGGGATGGGACGGGTTTCCTGACATATGTAATCTCAGCCCCTTGACAAGCCTTTCACCAAGTACCACTCACCCTTCCTCATCTAAGATCAAAGAACCCAAgattatacaaaaaaaagtgTTTCCTTGGCGAAGCTCACCAGCCACTCCATTGCCCCATTTTGCTGAGAGAAAGATTTTTTCAGAGCCAGACTCCGAAAGTGTACTTCCTAACATTCGGGAAGATGATATTCCGCAGGAGATTTCAGACGAACGCTTGCCCATAAAGTCTGTACAGGCGAGCTCTCCTAAACAGAAAAGAGTATCTCCACCCCAGAGACGGCTACATGGAACAAGATCGAGCTCGTCGCCTAGTCTGAGAAGTGGTAGGAAATTTATTTTGCAGTCGGTTCCTTCATTTCCTCCGCTTACTCCCTATAGTAAAAACAATAGAGGGCAAGGTTCATGA
- the LOC109710949 gene encoding uncharacterized protein LOC109710949 isoform X3: MDSPDAVAKPSSAAAAAESPQDSPFLNFASTLSPIQPVDTRPAAFVDVNFPSPEPVFKTPHTNHLRKLDLLRRCEQLPSPSHNPKLFSEVVPPVSSSMAQLNTCCGKECEGDESLPQDRPCSSPSTCVDAFLVEPSEDCENPSGSRDASLEEASKLSQINKSEVQIDCRQKDSGPVRDLCSNSPSLHLDQDSGGLRTSQSESISTKEIEMKIPASTTKELMVEDVKFSYQAEQPLAGLKKSSNEEHLGKPDKQKEVKVIPHTEELQPVLKNAIKGDGSSVERGAATLIQGHRAQDVKLHTGSGQWGESSCNPQFLPQPNDASRVVDSYNDSCLAVSVVSAENQTLWDQEDGAAQCPRGMRKRLQFEAVENNQKLSSWLYSDLTDSTDDVSNAESQLHLDKHSVNASDEIPIVNSSKSETFLHKSSANVNRGGQKKATTVRMVPRPSGIGLHLNSVASIGLSSEKSLTNPGIASIKEENQDNPMLKLPENSSSYQSPLDVEPLRSSQPSKCTDIIVTPINVKSVPAKDASRSEESSKMSPRKKRCLRKKAPEDEGHKRCNCKRSKCLKLYCDCFAAGAFCSEACACLECSNRSEYQDTIREAKQQIESRNPLAFAPKVVLRVTQQNQENEENKGVTPPSARHKRGCNCKKSLCLKKYCECYQAGVGCSFGCRCEGCKNTYGRKDGCGELIEIEHKKPVEREEKDLSAGKLRSTGVNMEVINTSQRLLRLSPVTPSIQGSNSGNNVPKSHKLPSSYHTSPESGALVLPYYVESPSSPTNSMSINTFEEAREELSMIPYDQDQALLKLDSFSPGWDGFPDICNLSPLTSLSPSTTHPSSSKIKEPKIIQKKVFPWRSSPATPLPHFAERKIFSEPDSESVLPNIREDDIPQEISDERLPIKSVQASSPKQKRVSPPQRRLHGTRSSSSPSLRSGRKFILQSVPSFPPLTPYSKNNRGQGS; this comes from the exons ATGGATTCCCCCGACGCCGTCGCCaagccctcctccgccgccgccgccgccgaatcGCCGCAG gACTCTCCTTTCTTAAACTTTGCTAGCACTTTGTCCCCCATACAACCTGTCGATACCAGGCCTGCTGCATTTGTCGATGTGAACTTCCCTTCGCCGGAACCTGTTTTCAAAACACCACACACTAATCACCTAAGAAAGTTGGATCTCTTGAGAAG ATGCGAGCAGCTCCCTTCTCCTTCTCATAACCCTAAGTTGTTTTCAGAAGTTGTACCTCCCGTGTCATCATCTATGGCTCAGCTTAATACTTGCTGTGGAAAAGAATGTGAAGGAGATGAATCTCTCCCGCAGGATCGACCGTGTAGCAGTCCTTCAACTTGTGTCGATGCATTTCTTGTGGAGCCCTCAGAAGACTGTGAGAACCCGTCAGGTTCGCGAGATGCCTCCCTGGAAGAAGCTTCAAAACTGTCTCAAATTAACAAAAGTGAAGTTCAAATAGATTGTCGCCAAAAGGATAGTGGTCCCGTAAGGGATTTGTGTTCTAATTCACCTAGTCTCCATTTGGACCAAGATTCTGGTGGTTTGCGAACTTCCCAGAGTGAGTCTATTAGCACTAAGGAGATTGAGATGAAAATTCCGGCTTCCACTACTAAGGAACTCATGGTTGAGGATGTAAAGTTTTCTTATCAAGCTGAACAGCCATTGGCGGGCCTAAAGAAAAGCTCAAATGAAGAGCACTTGGGAAAACCTGATAAACAAAAAGAAGTTAAAGTAATACCACATACTGAGGAGCTTCAGCCAGTGCTGAAGAATGCTATTAAAGGTGATGGTTCATCTGTGGAGCGGGGCGCAGCTACACTTATTCAAGGCCATAGAGCCCAAGATGTTAAGCTGCACACTGGAAGTGGGCAGTGGGGTGAATCGAGTTGTAACCCTCAATTTCTGCCACAACCTAATGATGCTAGCCGAGTGGTTGACAGTTACAATGACAGTTGTCTAGCAGTATCCGTTGTATCTGCTGAGAACCAGACTCTATGGGATCAGGAA GATGGGGCTGCTCAATGTCCACGTGGCATGCGCAAACGCCTGCAGTTTGAGGCTGTTGAGAATAATCAGAAATTGTCTTCATGGCTCTACAGTGACCTTACAGACTCAACTGACGATGTTTCCAATGCAGAGTCACAACTTCATTTGGACAAGCACTCTGTAAATGCTTCTGATGAAATTCCCATTGTAAATTCTAGCAAATCAGAGACTTTTCTGCATAAATCGTCAGCGAATGTCAATAGGGGCGGCCAAAAGAAAGCAACCACCGTCCGGATGGTTCCTAGACCATCTGGGATTGGCTTACATTTAAATAGCGTTGCAAGCATTGGATTAAGTTCAGAAAAATCCTTAACTAATCCTGGTATTGCAAGCATTAAAGAGGAAAACCAAGATAACCCAATGCTTAAATTACCAGAAAATTCTTCTAGTTATCAATCTCCTCTGGATGTGGAGCCCCTTCGTAGCTCCCAGCCGTCCAAATGTACAGACATCATCGTGACCCCTATAAATGTAAAAAGTGTGCCCGCAAAAGATGCTAGCAGATCAGAAGAGTCAAGTAAAATGAGCCCTAGAAAGAAGAG aTGTCTCAGGAAGAAGGCACCAGAGGATGAGGGCCATAAGCGCTGCAACTGTAAGCGGTCGAAATGCCTTAAACT TTACTGCGACTGCTTTGCTGCTGGAGCATTCTGTTCTGAAGCTTGTGCATGCCTGGAGTGCTCCAATAGATCAGAATATCAAGACACCATTCGTGAAGCTAAGCAACAGATAGAGTCTCGAAACCCACTTgcatttgctcctaaggttgtGTTGCGAGTTACTCAACAAAACCAAGAAAATGAA GAGAATAAGGGGGTAACACCACCCTCAGCAAGACATAAAAGGGGATGCAATTGCAAAAAGTCACTTTGTCTCAAAAAATATTGCGAATGCTATCAG GCTGGTGTTGGCTGTTCCTTTGGATGCCGTTGCGAAGGTTGCAAGAATACATATGGCAGAAAAGATG GTTGCGGTGAGCTTATAGAAATTGAACACAAGAAGCCAgtggagagagaagagaaggatctATCTGCTGGGAAACTGAGAAGCACAGGAGTCAATATGGAAGTTATAAACACTTCCCAACGCCTTTTACGCCTCTCCCCTGTCACACCATCTATCCAAGGTTCAAA CAGCGGAAACAATGTGCCTAAATCTCATAAGCTTCCCTCAAGTTATCACACGTCTCCTGAATCTGGGGCACTAGTTTTACCATACTATGTGGAGTCTCCTAGTTCCCCAACGAATTCAATGAGCATCAACACATTCGAAGAGGCAAGAGAAGAACTATCTATGATCCCCTATGATCAAGACCAAGCTTTGCTAAAACTGGACTCATTTTCACCGGGATGGGACGGGTTTCCTGACATATGTAATCTCAGCCCCTTGACAAGCCTTTCACCAAGTACCACTCACCCTTCCTCATCTAAGATCAAAGAACCCAAgattatacaaaaaaaagtgTTTCCTTGGCGAAGCTCACCAGCCACTCCATTGCCCCATTTTGCTGAGAGAAAGATTTTTTCAGAGCCAGACTCCGAAAGTGTACTTCCTAACATTCGGGAAGATGATATTCCGCAGGAGATTTCAGACGAACGCTTGCCCATAAAGTCTGTACAGGCGAGCTCTCCTAAACAGAAAAGAGTATCTCCACCCCAGAGACGGCTACATGGAACAAGATCGAGCTCGTCGCCTAGTCTGAGAAGTGGTAGGAAATTTATTTTGCAGTCGGTTCCTTCATTTCCTCCGCTTACTCCCTATAGTAAAAACAATAGAGGGCAAGGTTCATGA
- the LOC109710949 gene encoding uncharacterized protein LOC109710949 isoform X2: MDSPDAVAKPSSAAAAAESPQVKDSPFLNFASTLSPIQPVDTRPAAFVDVNFPSPEPVFKTPHTNHLRKLDLLRRCEQLPSPSHNPKLFSEVVPPVSSSMAQLNTCCGKECEGDESLPQDRPCSSPSTCVDAFLVEPSEDCENPSGSRDASLEEASKLSQINKSEVQIDCRQKDSGPVRDLCSNSPSLHLDQDSGGLRTSQSESISTKEIEMKIPASTTKELMVEDVKFSYQAEQPLAGLKKSSNEEHLGKPDKQKEVKVIPHTEELQPVLKNAIKGDGSSVERGAATLIQGHRAQDVKLHTGSGQWGESSCNPQFLPQPNDASRVVDSYNDSCLAVSVVSAENQTLWDQEDGAAQCPRGMRKRLQFEAVENNQKLSSWLYSDLTDSTDDVSNAESQLHLDKHSVNASDEIPIVNSSKSETFLHKSSANVNRGGQKKATTVRMVPRPSGIGLHLNSVASIGLSSEKSLTNPGIASIKEENQDNPMLKLPENSSSYQSPLDVEPLRSSQPSKCTDIIVTPINVKSVPAKDASRSEESSKMSPRKKRCLRKKAPEDEGHKRCNCKRSKCLKLYCDCFAAGAFCSEACACLECSNRSEYQDTIREAKQQIESRNPLAFAPKVVLRVTQQNQENEENKGVTPPSARHKRGCNCKKSLCLKKYCECYQAGVGCSFGCRCEGCKNTYGRKDGCGELIEIEHKKPVEREEKDLSAGKLRSTGVNMEVINTSQRLLRLSPVTPSIQGSNGNNVPKSHKLPSSYHTSPESGALVLPYYVESPSSPTNSMSINTFEEAREELSMIPYDQDQALLKLDSFSPGWDGFPDICNLSPLTSLSPSTTHPSSSKIKEPKIIQKKVFPWRSSPATPLPHFAERKIFSEPDSESVLPNIREDDIPQEISDERLPIKSVQASSPKQKRVSPPQRRLHGTRSSSSPSLRSGRKFILQSVPSFPPLTPYSKNNRGQGS, encoded by the exons ATGGATTCCCCCGACGCCGTCGCCaagccctcctccgccgccgccgccgccgaatcGCCGCAGGTTAAG gACTCTCCTTTCTTAAACTTTGCTAGCACTTTGTCCCCCATACAACCTGTCGATACCAGGCCTGCTGCATTTGTCGATGTGAACTTCCCTTCGCCGGAACCTGTTTTCAAAACACCACACACTAATCACCTAAGAAAGTTGGATCTCTTGAGAAG ATGCGAGCAGCTCCCTTCTCCTTCTCATAACCCTAAGTTGTTTTCAGAAGTTGTACCTCCCGTGTCATCATCTATGGCTCAGCTTAATACTTGCTGTGGAAAAGAATGTGAAGGAGATGAATCTCTCCCGCAGGATCGACCGTGTAGCAGTCCTTCAACTTGTGTCGATGCATTTCTTGTGGAGCCCTCAGAAGACTGTGAGAACCCGTCAGGTTCGCGAGATGCCTCCCTGGAAGAAGCTTCAAAACTGTCTCAAATTAACAAAAGTGAAGTTCAAATAGATTGTCGCCAAAAGGATAGTGGTCCCGTAAGGGATTTGTGTTCTAATTCACCTAGTCTCCATTTGGACCAAGATTCTGGTGGTTTGCGAACTTCCCAGAGTGAGTCTATTAGCACTAAGGAGATTGAGATGAAAATTCCGGCTTCCACTACTAAGGAACTCATGGTTGAGGATGTAAAGTTTTCTTATCAAGCTGAACAGCCATTGGCGGGCCTAAAGAAAAGCTCAAATGAAGAGCACTTGGGAAAACCTGATAAACAAAAAGAAGTTAAAGTAATACCACATACTGAGGAGCTTCAGCCAGTGCTGAAGAATGCTATTAAAGGTGATGGTTCATCTGTGGAGCGGGGCGCAGCTACACTTATTCAAGGCCATAGAGCCCAAGATGTTAAGCTGCACACTGGAAGTGGGCAGTGGGGTGAATCGAGTTGTAACCCTCAATTTCTGCCACAACCTAATGATGCTAGCCGAGTGGTTGACAGTTACAATGACAGTTGTCTAGCAGTATCCGTTGTATCTGCTGAGAACCAGACTCTATGGGATCAGGAA GATGGGGCTGCTCAATGTCCACGTGGCATGCGCAAACGCCTGCAGTTTGAGGCTGTTGAGAATAATCAGAAATTGTCTTCATGGCTCTACAGTGACCTTACAGACTCAACTGACGATGTTTCCAATGCAGAGTCACAACTTCATTTGGACAAGCACTCTGTAAATGCTTCTGATGAAATTCCCATTGTAAATTCTAGCAAATCAGAGACTTTTCTGCATAAATCGTCAGCGAATGTCAATAGGGGCGGCCAAAAGAAAGCAACCACCGTCCGGATGGTTCCTAGACCATCTGGGATTGGCTTACATTTAAATAGCGTTGCAAGCATTGGATTAAGTTCAGAAAAATCCTTAACTAATCCTGGTATTGCAAGCATTAAAGAGGAAAACCAAGATAACCCAATGCTTAAATTACCAGAAAATTCTTCTAGTTATCAATCTCCTCTGGATGTGGAGCCCCTTCGTAGCTCCCAGCCGTCCAAATGTACAGACATCATCGTGACCCCTATAAATGTAAAAAGTGTGCCCGCAAAAGATGCTAGCAGATCAGAAGAGTCAAGTAAAATGAGCCCTAGAAAGAAGAG aTGTCTCAGGAAGAAGGCACCAGAGGATGAGGGCCATAAGCGCTGCAACTGTAAGCGGTCGAAATGCCTTAAACT TTACTGCGACTGCTTTGCTGCTGGAGCATTCTGTTCTGAAGCTTGTGCATGCCTGGAGTGCTCCAATAGATCAGAATATCAAGACACCATTCGTGAAGCTAAGCAACAGATAGAGTCTCGAAACCCACTTgcatttgctcctaaggttgtGTTGCGAGTTACTCAACAAAACCAAGAAAATGAA GAGAATAAGGGGGTAACACCACCCTCAGCAAGACATAAAAGGGGATGCAATTGCAAAAAGTCACTTTGTCTCAAAAAATATTGCGAATGCTATCAG GCTGGTGTTGGCTGTTCCTTTGGATGCCGTTGCGAAGGTTGCAAGAATACATATGGCAGAAAAGATG GTTGCGGTGAGCTTATAGAAATTGAACACAAGAAGCCAgtggagagagaagagaaggatctATCTGCTGGGAAACTGAGAAGCACAGGAGTCAATATGGAAGTTATAAACACTTCCCAACGCCTTTTACGCCTCTCCCCTGTCACACCATCTATCCAAGGTTCAAA CGGAAACAATGTGCCTAAATCTCATAAGCTTCCCTCAAGTTATCACACGTCTCCTGAATCTGGGGCACTAGTTTTACCATACTATGTGGAGTCTCCTAGTTCCCCAACGAATTCAATGAGCATCAACACATTCGAAGAGGCAAGAGAAGAACTATCTATGATCCCCTATGATCAAGACCAAGCTTTGCTAAAACTGGACTCATTTTCACCGGGATGGGACGGGTTTCCTGACATATGTAATCTCAGCCCCTTGACAAGCCTTTCACCAAGTACCACTCACCCTTCCTCATCTAAGATCAAAGAACCCAAgattatacaaaaaaaagtgTTTCCTTGGCGAAGCTCACCAGCCACTCCATTGCCCCATTTTGCTGAGAGAAAGATTTTTTCAGAGCCAGACTCCGAAAGTGTACTTCCTAACATTCGGGAAGATGATATTCCGCAGGAGATTTCAGACGAACGCTTGCCCATAAAGTCTGTACAGGCGAGCTCTCCTAAACAGAAAAGAGTATCTCCACCCCAGAGACGGCTACATGGAACAAGATCGAGCTCGTCGCCTAGTCTGAGAAGTGGTAGGAAATTTATTTTGCAGTCGGTTCCTTCATTTCCTCCGCTTACTCCCTATAGTAAAAACAATAGAGGGCAAGGTTCATGA